The Anabrus simplex isolate iqAnaSimp1 chromosome 1, ASM4041472v1, whole genome shotgun sequence genome window below encodes:
- the LOC136862531 gene encoding leucine-rich repeat-containing protein 15, with amino-acid sequence MVLLIVSFTLLYSLTPPATRAAAASDGCSPHCTCEGDTFALCTGKDLHDLRHFRINSFGRSLELLYLHNISATEVPPAAFRSSELSTLQEMKLTGSPIKKLHRGAFYNLNLLRILDLQNNNISSIHKETFNNSELNVLRLNNNKISRVRFIDKLPNLRILHLQHNLIDKLEKTSFCSSPDFDSKIEKIVLHHNKIEKMWHSTFSCLKELVELDLSHNKLLTLKANTLSHSKKLTTLKANDNHLQQIHGIWKVPSLVQLHLQNNQIEKLLTPVFGRKDIVSNIRNIDLSNNNLQSISDKRVFSYLRNLNFLRLSDNNISSIAKEVFLGNSQLIYVNVRGNPLKDYTFINKRRTVLEK; translated from the coding sequence ATGGTGCTGCTGATCGTCTCCTTTACACTGCTCTATTCACTGACACCACCAGCAACAAGAGCAGCTGCAGCGAGTGATGGTTGCTCGCCCCATTGCACGTGTGAAGGCGATACGTTTGCTTTATGTACTGGGAAGGATCTACATGATTTACGCCACTTTCGAATCAACAGTTTCGGTCGCAGTCTGGAACTACTATACTTGCACAATATTTCAGCTACAGAAGTACCACCAGCAGCATTTCGTTCCTCAGAACTCTCGACTTTACAAGAAATGAAGCTAACAGGCAGTCCTATTAAGAAGTTGCATCGTGGAGCTTTCTATAATCTGAACCTTCTCCGGATTCTTGATCTTCAAAATAACAATATATCCTCCATTCATAAAGAAACTTTTAATAATTCCGAGTTAAACGTACTTCGTctgaataataacaaaatatctaGAGTAAGATTTATTGACAAGCTTCCTAATTTAAGAATATTACACCTGCAACATAATTTAATTGACAAACTAGAGAAAACGTCATTTTGTAGCAGTCCAGATTTCGATTCTAAAATTGAAAAAATTGTATTACACCATAATAAAATAGAGAAAATGTGGCATTCTACATTCTCATGTCTGAAGGAATTAGTCGAACTGGATTTGTCACACAACAAACTTCTTACTTTGAAAGCTAACACACTGAGTCATTCAAAGAAGCTAACAACTTTGAAGGCCAATGACAATCATCTTCAGCAAATACATGGGATATGGAAAGTTCCAAGTTTAGTGCAATTGCATTTACAGAAcaatcagattgaaaaattacttACACCTGTGTTCGGCCGAAAAGATATTGTAAGTAATATTCGGAATATAGACTTAAGCAACAATAACCTCCAGTCCATATCAGATAAACGCGTATTTAGTTATTTAAGGAATTTGAACTTTCTGAGACTGTCAGACAATAACATCAGTTCTATTGCGAAGGAAGTCTTCTTGGGAAATTCGCAATTAATTTATGTGAATGTTCGGGGCAATCCCTTGAAAGACTATACTTTTATCAACAAAAGACGAACTGTTTTAGAAAAGTGA